Proteins co-encoded in one Rhodococcus sp. PAMC28707 genomic window:
- the glpD gene encoding glycerol-3-phosphate dehydrogenase encodes MVYVGSELVSNRSNTTLLGPQARVDAWERLGSEYFDVIIIGGGVVGAGAALDAATRGLKVALVEARDFASGTSSRSSKMFHGGLRYLEQLEFGLVREALHERELSLSTLAPHLVKPLKFLFPLTHRVWERPYIAAGIFLYDRMGGAKSVPAQKHLTRSGALRMTPGLKRKSLIGGIRYYDTVVDDARHTMSVARTAAHYGAVVRTSTQVVGFLREADRVSGVRVRDSENGATAEVRGSVVINATGVWTDEIQALSSQRGRFRVRASKGVHIVVPRDRIVSEAAIILRTEKSVLFIIPWGAHWIIGTTDTDWKLDLAHPAATKADIDYILGEVNTVLVTPLTHEDIDGVYAGLRPLLAGESDETSKLSREHAVARVAPGLVAIAGGKYTTYRVMAEDAVDLAAEDIPARVASSITEKVPLVGADGYFALVNQTHHLAKMYGLHPYRVTHLLDRYGSLIDEVLDMAKGKPELLQPITDAPSYLQVEVVYAAAAEGALHLEDILARRTRISIEYSHRGVHCAGQVAALAAPILGWDSAAVDREVATYTARVEAEIKSQMQPDDESADALRVVAPEARQEILEPVQPSK; translated from the coding sequence ATGGTCTATGTGGGGAGCGAGCTCGTGAGCAATCGATCGAACACCACTTTGCTGGGGCCTCAGGCGCGAGTCGATGCCTGGGAGCGGCTCGGATCCGAGTACTTCGACGTCATCATCATCGGCGGTGGCGTCGTCGGCGCAGGTGCTGCGCTCGACGCTGCGACTCGCGGTTTGAAGGTTGCTCTCGTCGAAGCTCGTGACTTCGCATCGGGAACCTCCAGTCGGTCCTCGAAGATGTTCCACGGTGGTCTGCGATACCTCGAGCAGCTCGAGTTCGGTCTGGTACGTGAAGCTCTGCACGAGCGCGAGCTGTCGCTGTCGACGTTGGCGCCGCACCTCGTCAAACCGCTGAAGTTCCTTTTCCCGCTGACGCATCGCGTCTGGGAACGTCCCTACATCGCTGCGGGAATCTTTCTCTACGACAGGATGGGCGGCGCGAAGTCCGTTCCGGCGCAAAAGCACCTCACCCGATCGGGTGCGTTGCGGATGACGCCGGGCCTCAAGCGCAAATCCCTCATCGGCGGAATCCGCTACTACGACACCGTCGTCGACGACGCACGCCACACGATGAGTGTTGCTCGCACCGCGGCACATTACGGGGCCGTCGTTCGTACCTCGACGCAGGTCGTGGGATTTCTGCGTGAGGCCGATCGAGTTTCCGGTGTGCGCGTGCGTGATTCGGAAAACGGAGCCACCGCCGAGGTACGTGGAAGCGTGGTCATCAACGCAACCGGTGTGTGGACCGACGAAATCCAGGCGTTGTCCTCGCAGCGCGGACGGTTTCGTGTACGCGCATCGAAGGGCGTACATATCGTGGTGCCGCGCGACCGCATCGTCAGCGAGGCCGCGATCATTCTCCGCACCGAGAAATCGGTGCTGTTCATCATTCCGTGGGGTGCACATTGGATCATCGGCACCACCGACACCGACTGGAAGCTCGACCTGGCGCATCCTGCTGCCACGAAAGCCGATATCGACTACATCCTCGGCGAGGTCAACACAGTGCTGGTGACGCCACTGACGCACGAGGACATCGATGGCGTCTACGCAGGCCTGCGTCCACTGCTGGCGGGTGAAAGCGACGAGACGTCGAAGCTGTCCCGGGAACACGCCGTCGCTCGCGTCGCGCCCGGCCTCGTGGCGATCGCGGGCGGCAAATACACCACCTACCGTGTGATGGCCGAGGACGCCGTCGATCTTGCCGCCGAGGACATCCCTGCCAGGGTTGCGTCGTCGATCACGGAAAAAGTTCCGCTCGTCGGTGCCGACGGCTACTTCGCCCTGGTCAATCAGACGCATCATCTCGCGAAGATGTACGGCCTGCATCCCTACCGGGTGACCCACCTTCTCGATCGGTACGGCTCGTTGATCGACGAGGTGCTCGACATGGCGAAGGGCAAGCCTGAACTCTTGCAGCCGATCACCGACGCGCCCAGCTACCTCCAGGTCGAGGTCGTGTACGCCGCTGCTGCCGAAGGTGCGCTCCACTTGGAGGACATCCTCGCGCGCCGAACGCGCATATCGATCGAGTACTCCCATCGTGGAGTCCATTGCGCGGGACAGGTCGCGGCTTTGGCTGCGCCCATTCTCGGATGGGACTCCGCGGCGGTCGATCGTGAGGTCGCGACGTACACCGCGCGCGTCGAGGCGGAGATCAAGTCGCAGATGCAACCCGACGACGAGTCCGCCGATGCACTACGCGTCGTCGCACCCGAGGCCCGTCAGGAAATCCTGGAACCGGTGCAGCCGAGCAAGTAG